The following are encoded together in the Capsulimonas corticalis genome:
- a CDS encoding LamG-like jellyroll fold domain-containing protein, with translation MLGEKIHVPILCIRSSIASEHLMDPLEGTSSYIFEYFDSQVELEGEDGVREYPGNVCILYAPGQRQLYRTSKSVSHTWFHVSGEGLEECLRRYEIPTNRAMAGPFESLALATFLEDVRRHHVQREPYWEDAVTLLCRTFLRNLSRAISHGVVMAPPSLYQKETLMSLRRLRAHVHSNLKHRWSIDEMASLVHMSSSHYRKTFAHYFGASPIEDLINARVRQSKLLLRNSTMSVTGIAEYCGFTSASQFHVCFRKHTGGSPGEFIKTERPLSVDEGARPSAHADEDVDDLSLLYLEPVGYWRFDDDEAGCDQDYHFRYSRAIFHHGAVLGSGPHGGGALRVDGVRSYAEVAEPVVDTAQSFTVCAWVLIEDEDPGAEWMTAVSVGNDDHCSFYLQYCAPEDRFMFTVTYSETDFTTIHARGAAKPDKKRWTHLVGVHDGEKRQITLWENGELSETLPFETPWAAPGPTRFGAGVYWGALVDFWAGRIAEIRFFDRALSPAEIRTVYGHSRGE, from the coding sequence ATGCTTGGCGAAAAGATTCACGTGCCAATCCTTTGCATTCGATCCTCCATCGCCTCCGAGCATCTCATGGACCCCCTCGAAGGGACCTCAAGCTATATCTTCGAATACTTCGACTCCCAGGTCGAATTGGAAGGCGAGGATGGGGTGCGGGAATATCCGGGAAACGTCTGTATCCTTTATGCGCCGGGCCAGAGGCAGCTTTACAGGACATCCAAAAGCGTCAGTCACACATGGTTTCATGTGAGCGGCGAGGGGCTGGAAGAGTGCCTGCGGAGATATGAAATTCCCACAAATCGGGCGATGGCGGGACCGTTCGAATCGCTGGCGCTGGCGACTTTTCTGGAGGATGTGCGCCGCCATCACGTGCAGCGGGAGCCATACTGGGAAGACGCCGTGACGCTGCTGTGCCGGACGTTTCTGCGCAATCTCTCTCGCGCGATCTCCCATGGGGTCGTGATGGCGCCGCCGTCGCTCTATCAAAAGGAAACCTTGATGAGCCTGCGGCGGCTGCGCGCCCACGTCCATTCCAACTTGAAGCACCGATGGAGCATCGACGAGATGGCCTCGCTCGTGCATATGAGCTCGTCGCATTATCGCAAAACCTTCGCGCATTACTTCGGGGCCAGTCCAATCGAAGACCTGATCAACGCGCGGGTGCGGCAGTCCAAGCTGCTGCTGCGCAATTCGACGATGTCGGTCACCGGGATCGCCGAATACTGCGGTTTCACCAGCGCGTCGCAGTTCCATGTCTGCTTTCGCAAGCATACCGGCGGCTCTCCGGGCGAATTCATCAAGACGGAGCGGCCGTTGTCCGTGGACGAGGGCGCGCGGCCTTCGGCGCATGCGGACGAAGATGTGGACGATCTCTCGCTGCTCTATCTGGAGCCCGTGGGCTACTGGCGGTTCGACGATGATGAGGCGGGCTGCGATCAGGACTATCACTTTCGCTACAGCCGGGCGATCTTTCACCATGGCGCCGTGTTAGGCTCCGGGCCGCACGGCGGGGGCGCGCTGCGGGTGGACGGCGTGCGGTCCTATGCGGAAGTCGCCGAGCCGGTGGTCGATACCGCGCAGAGCTTTACCGTGTGCGCCTGGGTGCTCATCGAAGACGAGGACCCAGGCGCCGAGTGGATGACCGCCGTGAGTGTGGGTAATGACGACCATTGCAGTTTTTATCTCCAATACTGCGCGCCGGAAGACCGTTTCATGTTTACCGTCACGTATTCCGAAACCGACTTCACCACGATCCACGCGCGCGGCGCGGCGAAGCCGGACAAGAAGCGGTGGACGCATCTTGTCGGCGTTCACGACGGCGAGAAGCGCCAGATAACGCTCTGGGAAAATGGCGAGCTGAGCGAGACGCTTCCGTTTGAGACGCCCTGGGCCGCGCCGGGGCCGACGCGCTTTGGGGCAGGGGTGTATTGGGGCGCCCTGGTGGACTTCTGGGCAGGGCGGATCGCCGAGATCCGTTTCTTTGACCGGGCGCTGTCGCCTGCCGAAATCCGGACGGTTTACGGTCACTCCCGAGGCGAATAA
- a CDS encoding helix-turn-helix transcriptional regulator: MGADFVDGKIDVVASGIRPSHPPDFKIDWPVGNKEYGFVQFHEPVILEDCAGRRERPAGTCIVYMPFQPRYYRARQGSLEHTWILAIGSGVSDCLAEYAIPTNTALELGELEFLEPYIHSVRLERLHLHHHYEDAITDLSREFLRRIGVLIAQAAEPLTVIQRRRADMLNEIRLAVHSDMCRRWTVPEMAAISGLNATRFATEYTKQFGASPIDDLIDARLRRAEFLLKHRSLTVKQISVECGFTSPEHFNRLFHARRGYSPGQFRKL, encoded by the coding sequence ATGGGCGCGGATTTCGTGGATGGAAAAATCGATGTCGTCGCCTCGGGGATCCGGCCGTCGCATCCTCCGGATTTCAAGATCGATTGGCCGGTCGGCAACAAAGAATATGGGTTTGTCCAATTCCACGAACCCGTGATCCTGGAGGACTGCGCCGGACGACGGGAGCGCCCTGCGGGAACCTGTATCGTATACATGCCCTTCCAGCCCAGGTACTACCGGGCGCGGCAGGGGAGCCTGGAGCATACCTGGATACTCGCCATCGGCTCCGGCGTGTCCGATTGCCTGGCCGAATATGCGATCCCGACCAACACGGCGCTGGAGCTGGGGGAACTGGAGTTTCTGGAGCCCTACATCCACAGTGTCCGTCTGGAGCGCCTGCATCTGCATCACCATTATGAAGATGCGATCACGGATCTTTCACGGGAGTTCTTGCGCAGGATCGGAGTGCTCATCGCCCAGGCCGCTGAGCCTTTGACCGTGATCCAGCGGCGGCGGGCGGATATGCTCAACGAGATTCGGCTCGCCGTGCACTCCGATATGTGCCGCCGGTGGACCGTGCCCGAGATGGCGGCGATCAGCGGGCTGAACGCCACTAGGTTCGCCACGGAGTACACCAAGCAGTTCGGCGCCAGCCCGATTGACGATCTGATCGACGCGCGCCTCAGACGCGCGGAATTTCTGCTCAAGCACCGCTCGCTCACGGTTAAGCAGATCTCGGTGGAGTGCGGCTTCACCAGTCCGGAGCACTTCAACCGTCTGTTTCATGCCCGGCGCGGCTACTCGCCCGGCCAGTTCCGCAAGCTCTGA
- a CDS encoding ankyrin repeat domain-containing protein codes for MTSLPHSANLEEDTTRLLQTAVAALDAGAAAKLQEMLDRRPAITQYRTEVGDGGYFASATLLHHIAGNPIRYPLPANILEVAAIVLQHGADPNALCGVPGNSYSTIGLLLTSKQASEAGVAVALIDLLLAAGAKDEVFTDADVLSKPLWNGGRATAEALVGRGVAMDARHAAALGRLDRLQEILDGAPMERRILEEALVYASMQNEWEAVRLLVTRGAKGDVNASPGGQSSALHNAAWRGNTDIVNLLLEHGADACVRDNQYQASPAGWAEHGGHAELAALLRSREGG; via the coding sequence ATGACATCCCTCCCACATAGCGCGAATCTCGAAGAAGACACGACACGCCTCTTACAAACTGCGGTCGCCGCTCTCGACGCCGGCGCCGCCGCTAAGCTTCAGGAGATGCTCGATCGGCGCCCAGCAATCACGCAGTACCGAACGGAAGTTGGCGATGGCGGTTACTTCGCCAGCGCCACGCTGCTGCATCACATCGCCGGCAATCCGATCCGTTATCCTCTTCCCGCGAACATCCTGGAGGTCGCCGCGATCGTGCTTCAGCATGGCGCCGATCCCAACGCGCTCTGCGGCGTCCCCGGCAACAGTTATTCGACGATTGGTCTTTTGCTGACGAGCAAGCAGGCGTCCGAAGCGGGAGTCGCCGTGGCTCTGATCGATCTTTTGCTTGCCGCCGGCGCCAAAGACGAAGTGTTCACCGACGCTGATGTTCTCTCCAAGCCGCTCTGGAATGGGGGGCGTGCGACGGCGGAAGCGCTCGTGGGGCGCGGCGTTGCGATGGACGCTCGTCACGCGGCGGCGCTTGGGCGATTGGATCGGCTTCAGGAAATACTGGACGGCGCACCGATGGAGCGCCGCATTTTGGAAGAAGCGCTCGTTTATGCGAGCATGCAGAACGAGTGGGAAGCCGTCAGGCTTCTTGTGACGCGGGGAGCGAAGGGCGACGTCAACGCTTCGCCCGGCGGTCAGTCGTCAGCCCTGCACAACGCCGCATGGCGCGGGAATACCGACATTGTGAACTTGCTTCTGGAGCACGGGGCCGACGCCTGCGTGCGCGACAATCAGTATCAGGCGAGCCCGGCGGGGTGGGCGGAGCATGGCGGCCACGCCGAGCTTGCGGCGCTTCTTCGCAGCCGCGAAGGCGGCTGA
- a CDS encoding GH116 family glycosyl-hydrolase, producing the protein MKKAVLHVLLLSSLAAVHAAAAQSTHSSFDAATGTIVDSRWKSGMPLGGIGDGKIELMTDGSFGNFTHQHNWDRPYRWAKGAFAAIRAQEAGGAPVVRILRLQKGDEYTGIANVRHTRMQGWFPRAQIDYADDALPVNVRLEAFSPLIPHDIKNSSMPVAFLDYRVTNPTQKTVKASMLLSWPNLLGWGGRTDAKWDDIRGGRQTPAHAGALQGLRYTTAQSYADQRRNVLGEDFVGVRSDSGLAVSSCASWDAAAETPAFWSDFEKTGRVQGAAGSPEQSAGAVAAETTLKPGETRVFRFRVVWAMPQMITMQNRQVASKNTDASKTDVEAITDSDAGSRWDTGRAMQAGDNLVVALGQSVTPASITLDFGQAGTDYPHGLRIEVSSDAKTWKEVAVKTADEMKGASQTIALAPIAGKYLRLTNLGTDSFYWWSVFGMSVHTAGQTAPLKLAPDAVTAYKIKTTSLVVEDVGHYWRNWWSGAQGIAAYADKNEDTLLQQTKSWQDPVLKSSLPFWMKLKLINCAFPMFANTVLTKDGRFAVLESPIDMGGALGTMDQRMASHAFFTSFFPELDRAELELYAACQQPDGRITHFDGNIHEVIGRPDVGYGITDWPDLSSAWVMQAVKLYRWTGDASFLERMKPHITHAMDWLEKDGADDNLIPAGGSTYDYEQLPRGEFIYSASCYLGALRAASAISDPAQASAYDKHLGDVQKSVMTDLWNGTFFRKWRQPSTGKTVEDSFVANLAGDWLARLSGLPRTLDPKIIHQSVTQTIARHQKPFFPTPPMQVTPAGKLTTTSCYFLQHEPYLGCEAIYENYVDDGVETLKRVYDCAWELNHSPWDQSLAYDAPSGVQSGLATYMTCPTSWHVLSALAGTSLDLPGKRLYVSPRLMTTETEMHLPVFFSRFWGWLDYVPAQHRLALRVDRVFATDTARASLYHIAGEADAPDSAMTITSVAADGDAAPIALEAPFAVKEGATLDLSSLIDRLAPSSRSETVDFEVKAPAPTRPGLPSGDWVLSDNLHDSPELAASVGQTALDGDPTSRWTTLRPMLPGDQLTLDMRKVQRIARIVLDSAKSPGDYPRGYRLETSTDGAAWSEAARADAGQVSSAQQAGVLTIAITPTDARYVRITNEGADPGAFWSVHELMVYGE; encoded by the coding sequence ATGAAAAAGGCAGTCCTTCACGTCCTTTTGTTGTCGTCGCTCGCCGCTGTCCACGCCGCCGCCGCGCAGTCCACGCATTCCTCGTTTGACGCCGCCACCGGAACGATTGTCGATTCCCGCTGGAAGTCCGGCATGCCGCTGGGTGGTATTGGGGACGGTAAGATCGAGCTGATGACGGACGGTTCGTTCGGCAACTTCACCCACCAGCACAACTGGGATCGCCCGTATCGCTGGGCGAAAGGCGCATTCGCCGCGATCCGCGCGCAGGAGGCGGGCGGCGCGCCCGTCGTGCGGATCCTTCGGCTTCAGAAGGGCGACGAATATACGGGAATCGCCAATGTGCGGCATACGCGCATGCAGGGATGGTTCCCGCGCGCCCAGATCGACTACGCCGACGATGCGCTGCCGGTGAACGTGCGCCTGGAGGCGTTTTCGCCGCTCATTCCCCATGACATCAAGAACTCCAGCATGCCGGTCGCCTTTCTGGACTATCGCGTGACCAATCCCACGCAAAAGACCGTCAAGGCGAGCATGCTGCTTTCCTGGCCGAACTTGTTAGGGTGGGGCGGCCGTACGGACGCGAAGTGGGACGATATCCGCGGCGGCCGCCAAACGCCGGCGCACGCCGGCGCGCTTCAAGGACTGCGATACACGACGGCGCAATCCTACGCCGATCAGCGGCGTAACGTTCTGGGCGAAGACTTTGTCGGCGTTCGATCGGACAGCGGCCTTGCCGTCAGCTCATGCGCGTCGTGGGACGCCGCCGCGGAAACGCCGGCGTTTTGGAGCGACTTTGAGAAGACCGGACGCGTTCAGGGAGCGGCGGGGTCGCCCGAACAGTCGGCGGGCGCCGTGGCGGCGGAGACGACGCTGAAGCCGGGCGAAACACGCGTTTTCCGGTTTCGAGTCGTCTGGGCGATGCCGCAGATGATCACGATGCAGAACCGGCAGGTCGCGAGCAAAAACACCGATGCGTCGAAGACCGATGTCGAAGCGATTACGGACTCGGACGCCGGATCGCGCTGGGATACCGGCCGGGCGATGCAGGCGGGCGATAACCTGGTCGTCGCGCTCGGACAGTCCGTCACGCCTGCGTCGATCACGCTCGATTTCGGGCAGGCGGGAACGGACTACCCGCACGGCTTGCGCATCGAAGTCTCTTCGGACGCGAAAACCTGGAAGGAAGTCGCCGTCAAAACGGCGGACGAAATGAAGGGAGCGTCCCAGACCATCGCACTGGCGCCGATTGCCGGAAAGTATCTGCGCCTGACCAATCTCGGTACGGATTCCTTTTATTGGTGGAGCGTCTTCGGCATGAGCGTCCACACGGCGGGGCAGACCGCGCCGCTGAAGCTGGCGCCGGACGCCGTGACCGCCTATAAGATCAAGACGACCAGTCTCGTCGTGGAGGATGTCGGCCATTATTGGCGCAATTGGTGGAGCGGGGCGCAGGGCATCGCCGCTTACGCCGACAAAAACGAAGACACGCTCCTCCAGCAGACGAAATCGTGGCAGGATCCCGTTCTCAAGTCGAGCCTTCCGTTCTGGATGAAGCTCAAGCTGATCAACTGCGCGTTCCCAATGTTCGCCAATACCGTGCTCACCAAAGACGGGCGCTTTGCCGTCCTCGAAAGCCCGATCGATATGGGCGGCGCGCTGGGCACCATGGATCAGCGCATGGCGTCGCACGCCTTTTTCACCTCGTTCTTCCCCGAGCTGGACCGGGCGGAGCTGGAGCTGTACGCCGCCTGCCAGCAGCCGGACGGGCGCATTACCCACTTCGACGGCAATATCCATGAAGTGATCGGCCGTCCCGATGTCGGATACGGAATCACCGACTGGCCGGACCTTTCGTCTGCCTGGGTCATGCAGGCCGTTAAGCTCTACCGCTGGACCGGGGACGCTTCGTTTCTGGAACGTATGAAGCCGCACATCACCCACGCCATGGACTGGCTAGAGAAGGACGGCGCGGACGATAATCTCATTCCCGCCGGCGGCAGCACTTACGATTACGAGCAGCTCCCGCGCGGCGAGTTTATCTATTCAGCGTCGTGTTATCTGGGGGCGCTGCGCGCGGCGTCGGCGATCTCGGATCCCGCGCAGGCGTCGGCGTACGACAAGCATCTCGGCGATGTCCAGAAGTCGGTCATGACGGACCTGTGGAACGGAACGTTCTTCCGCAAGTGGCGGCAGCCCTCCACGGGGAAGACCGTGGAGGACAGCTTTGTCGCGAATCTCGCCGGCGATTGGCTGGCGCGCTTGTCGGGACTGCCGCGTACGCTCGATCCGAAGATCATCCATCAGAGCGTGACGCAGACCATCGCGCGGCATCAGAAGCCGTTCTTCCCCACGCCGCCGATGCAGGTGACTCCGGCGGGGAAGCTCACGACGACGTCGTGCTATTTCCTTCAGCATGAGCCTTATCTGGGCTGCGAGGCGATCTACGAGAACTACGTGGATGACGGCGTGGAGACGCTGAAGCGCGTGTACGACTGCGCCTGGGAGCTGAACCATAGCCCGTGGGATCAGTCGCTCGCCTACGACGCGCCGTCGGGCGTTCAAAGCGGCCTCGCGACTTACATGACCTGTCCGACCTCCTGGCATGTGCTCAGCGCGCTCGCCGGAACGTCGCTGGACCTGCCGGGGAAACGGCTTTATGTCTCGCCGCGTCTCATGACGACCGAAACCGAGATGCACCTCCCCGTCTTCTTCTCACGATTCTGGGGCTGGCTGGACTATGTTCCCGCCCAGCATCGTCTGGCCCTGCGCGTGGACCGCGTCTTTGCCACGGACACGGCGCGGGCATCGCTCTATCATATCGCCGGGGAAGCGGACGCGCCGGATTCCGCGATGACAATCACATCCGTCGCGGCGGACGGCGACGCCGCGCCGATCGCCCTGGAGGCGCCCTTCGCCGTGAAAGAGGGCGCGACGTTGGATCTCTCCTCCCTGATCGACCGGCTGGCGCCGTCGTCCCGCAGCGAAACGGTGGACTTTGAAGTGAAGGCGCCCGCTCCCACGCGGCCAGGCCTGCCCTCGGGAGATTGGGTGCTGAGCGATAACTTGCACGATTCGCCGGAACTGGCCGCCTCCGTCGGCCAAACGGCGCTCGATGGCGATCCAACTTCCCGATGGACGACGCTGCGCCCCATGCTTCCCGGCGATCAGCTGACGCTCGATATGCGCAAGGTCCAGCGGATTGCCAGGATCGTCCTCGATAGCGCGAAGTCCCCGGGCGACTACCCCCGAGGGTATCGGCTGGAGACATCCACCGACGGCGCCGCCTGGAGCGAAGCCGCGCGCGCCGACGCCGGCCAGGTCAGCTCCGCGCAGCAAGCCGGCGTCCTGACGATCGCCATCACGCCCACGGACGCCCGCTACGTGCGGATCACCAACGAAGGCGCCGACCCCGGCGCCTTCTGGTCCGTGCATGAACTGATGGTTTACGGGGAGTAG
- a CDS encoding DUF1559 domain-containing protein, translated as MKTNPKTIGFTLIELLVVIAIIAILAAILFPVFAQAREKARTIACLSNLKQIGIATMQYTQDYDERFMYEYRDENGGGTAWPNNPPILPNGQLAGWYTAPLNNLASSNWAYELQPYLKNTQVMSCPSAPDQQGWNPPTSTDRISYIATSYVLDGFTNPGTPINLAKIVAPSDLILVFDGGNVTKVAQIQGWNGYDFNNRCVVNNNFQPSNGVCPQCWGDWIARHQGGRNYSFADGHAKWFTDSNIYITTHPDRWDGSCQK; from the coding sequence ATGAAGACCAATCCAAAGACTATCGGTTTCACGTTGATCGAGCTTCTAGTAGTAATAGCAATAATTGCTATTCTTGCCGCAATTTTATTTCCTGTCTTTGCCCAGGCGCGGGAGAAAGCGCGCACCATCGCCTGTCTGAGCAATCTCAAGCAAATAGGGATCGCCACCATGCAGTACACCCAAGACTACGACGAGCGCTTTATGTACGAGTATCGCGACGAAAATGGCGGCGGTACGGCATGGCCGAATAATCCGCCGATACTGCCGAACGGGCAGCTCGCGGGCTGGTATACGGCGCCGCTCAACAATCTCGCCAGCTCCAACTGGGCGTATGAATTGCAGCCCTATCTCAAGAATACGCAGGTGATGTCCTGCCCGTCCGCCCCGGACCAGCAGGGGTGGAACCCGCCGACCAGCACGGACCGGATCAGCTATATCGCCACCTCTTATGTGCTGGACGGATTCACAAATCCGGGAACGCCGATCAATCTCGCGAAGATCGTTGCGCCCTCGGATTTGATCCTGGTTTTCGACGGCGGCAACGTCACGAAAGTCGCGCAGATCCAGGGATGGAACGGATACGATTTCAACAATCGCTGCGTGGTCAACAATAACTTCCAGCCCAGCAACGGCGTGTGTCCGCAGTGCTGGGGCGACTGGATTGCGCGCCACCAGGGCGGCCGCAACTACAGCTTCGCGGACGGTCACGCGAAGTGGTTTACGGATTCCAATATATATATCACCACCCATCCTGATCGATGGGATGGTTCTTGCCAGAAATAG
- a CDS encoding LacI family DNA-binding transcriptional regulator, translated as MSHQPGKIKRVSLRDVAAKAGIGVATASAVLNGSSSNTRVSDATRARILEVARELQYYPNAIGRTLAGHPTRTIGVIIGLRRATLAEANPFAFAVLEGIVAAASLEKYNILLFTESWKDASESLGPLRDGRIDGVIVIAASDNSDILTALGVSGLPAVSLSSTSGESGVPTIDIDNEAGTILATRHLLDLGHRRIAHLSGDENLSSAVIRRQTFLEVCASAGAPCDPDYLFPGTYEDASGYERTLRLLRLPHPPTAIFAASDALAIAALRAAHDSGVQVPNDLSVIGFNDERMDPMVHPPLTTIRQDLGEIGMKGVRTLVQMLRGGSASSEPHLLAPTLIVRKSTAPPPASR; from the coding sequence ATGAGCCATCAGCCAGGAAAGATCAAACGGGTAAGTCTGCGGGATGTCGCCGCCAAGGCGGGGATTGGAGTCGCCACGGCGTCGGCCGTGCTGAACGGGTCCAGCAGCAATACGCGGGTATCCGACGCGACACGCGCGCGGATTCTTGAGGTCGCGCGCGAGCTGCAATACTATCCCAATGCGATTGGACGAACGCTGGCGGGGCATCCGACGCGCACGATCGGAGTCATCATCGGCCTGCGGCGCGCGACGCTCGCCGAGGCTAACCCGTTTGCATTCGCAGTGTTAGAGGGCATTGTCGCGGCGGCGTCGCTCGAAAAGTACAATATTCTGCTCTTCACCGAGTCCTGGAAGGACGCTTCGGAATCGCTGGGGCCGCTTCGAGACGGGCGTATTGACGGCGTCATCGTCATCGCCGCGTCGGACAACTCCGATATCTTAACCGCCCTCGGCGTTTCGGGGCTGCCGGCGGTATCCCTTTCCTCGACGTCCGGCGAATCCGGCGTGCCGACGATCGATATCGACAACGAGGCCGGAACCATCCTCGCGACAAGACACTTGCTCGATCTGGGACATCGCAGAATCGCCCATCTGTCCGGCGACGAGAACCTCAGCAGCGCCGTGATCCGCCGGCAAACCTTCCTGGAGGTTTGCGCCTCCGCCGGCGCCCCCTGCGATCCCGATTATTTATTTCCTGGGACCTATGAAGACGCTTCGGGATACGAACGAACCTTGAGGCTGCTGCGCCTGCCCCATCCCCCCACCGCCATCTTCGCCGCCTCCGACGCGCTGGCGATCGCCGCCCTGCGCGCCGCGCACGACAGCGGCGTTCAAGTCCCGAACGATCTCTCCGTGATCGGCTTCAATGACGAACGCATGGACCCGATGGTCCACCCTCCCCTCACCACAATCCGCCAGGACCTTGGCGAGATCGGAATGAAGGGAGTGCGGACGCTCGTCCAGATGCTGCGCGGCGGATCCGCTTCCTCGGAGCCTCATCTGCTGGCCCCGACCCTGATCGTTCGAAAATCGACCGCTCCCCCGCCGGCAAGCCGTTAA
- a CDS encoding glycoside hydrolase family 71/99-like protein, which produces MPKLFRHARFAAALLCVASTICPRPALAGSPPGDVVGKLTAAYQGYFSCKEPTAPDGQGWIHWSYDVNSPPSLTNYSCSSWPDMRPYTTGTYATSCPNFGNGQPAKLFTSYNSSIVSTHLNWMKQNGMATVAIGRFDPVGISGPTTQAQLIQAAAPAAGMKYYISYDLSGWNNFSTELPADWTNVIVNQLHMPTNANYAKQNGKPVVEVWGLGNVNAHNGTPASELALVNWLKSQGCYVIGGVSHAWRWGTDMQPFVSVFQACNMIQPWQIGVVGDIASVDSNKSAQADDLAWCNSNGVDYECCILPGDISVHQRQHGNLMWEEFANLRSIGVQSGFITMFDEFGEGNQIMPTAEDASMSPTNPSGITIPAANANHFWTLDEDGTHCSSDYYMRLTADGGKMLQGLIPLTYTRPTPPVRKLIPGTVVSFQATVNSKYVCADNAGANPLIANRSSVGAWEQFRVVDMGNNNIALLSLADNLYVSADNAGASALIANRSSAGQWETFYECDAGNGNVALRALADNQFVCADNAGANPLIANRTTYGLWETFTVRTY; this is translated from the coding sequence ATGCCGAAGTTATTCCGTCATGCGCGTTTCGCCGCTGCGCTCTTATGCGTCGCTTCCACGATCTGTCCCCGGCCAGCCCTTGCCGGCAGCCCTCCAGGGGATGTCGTCGGCAAGCTTACCGCCGCCTATCAGGGGTACTTTAGCTGCAAAGAGCCGACGGCTCCAGATGGACAGGGATGGATCCATTGGTCGTATGACGTCAACAGCCCTCCCAGCTTGACCAACTACAGCTGTTCCTCGTGGCCCGACATGCGCCCGTACACCACCGGGACTTACGCCACGAGCTGTCCTAACTTCGGCAACGGTCAGCCCGCGAAGCTCTTTACCTCCTACAACTCGTCCATCGTCAGCACGCATCTGAATTGGATGAAGCAGAACGGCATGGCGACCGTGGCGATCGGCCGGTTCGATCCCGTCGGGATTTCCGGTCCGACAACACAGGCGCAGCTGATTCAGGCGGCGGCGCCGGCGGCTGGGATGAAGTACTACATCAGCTACGATCTCTCGGGCTGGAACAACTTCTCAACCGAGCTGCCCGCCGATTGGACGAACGTCATCGTCAATCAGCTTCATATGCCGACGAACGCAAACTATGCGAAGCAAAACGGCAAACCCGTCGTCGAGGTCTGGGGCTTGGGGAACGTTAACGCCCACAACGGAACGCCCGCAAGCGAATTGGCGCTGGTAAATTGGCTGAAGTCGCAGGGCTGCTACGTCATCGGCGGAGTCTCCCATGCATGGCGATGGGGAACGGATATGCAGCCGTTTGTCTCGGTTTTTCAGGCGTGCAATATGATTCAGCCTTGGCAAATCGGAGTCGTCGGCGACATTGCCAGCGTGGACAGTAATAAGAGCGCACAGGCGGACGACCTTGCCTGGTGCAACAGCAACGGCGTCGACTATGAATGCTGTATTCTTCCCGGCGATATCAGCGTCCACCAGCGCCAGCATGGCAATTTGATGTGGGAAGAATTCGCGAATCTCCGATCCATCGGCGTTCAGAGCGGCTTCATCACGATGTTCGACGAGTTCGGCGAAGGGAATCAAATCATGCCGACTGCCGAGGACGCCAGCATGAGCCCGACCAATCCGTCAGGAATTACGATCCCCGCTGCGAACGCCAATCACTTCTGGACGCTCGACGAGGACGGAACGCACTGTTCGTCGGATTATTACATGCGGCTGACGGCCGACGGCGGCAAGATGCTGCAAGGGCTGATCCCGCTCACATACACACGCCCCACGCCTCCGGTCCGCAAGCTTATTCCGGGAACGGTAGTGTCGTTTCAGGCAACCGTCAACAGCAAGTACGTCTGCGCCGACAACGCCGGGGCAAACCCGCTGATCGCCAATCGCTCCTCCGTCGGGGCATGGGAGCAGTTCCGCGTGGTCGATATGGGAAACAATAACATCGCGCTGCTGTCTCTGGCGGATAATCTGTATGTATCCGCCGATAACGCGGGAGCCAGCGCCTTGATCGCCAATCGAAGCTCCGCGGGTCAATGGGAGACCTTCTATGAGTGCGACGCCGGAAACGGCAACGTCGCGCTGCGCGCCCTCGCCGACAACCAGTTTGTCTGCGCGGACAATGCGGGCGCGAATCCGTTGATCGCCAATCGGACGACGTATGGATTGTGGGAGACCTTTACCGTCCGAACCTATTGA